A single window of Pirellulales bacterium DNA harbors:
- a CDS encoding SpoVG family protein gives MEITEVRIKLMEEGGERLQAFCSITFDNCFVIRDLKIIDGANGPFVAMPSRKLTSHCPQCGSKNHLRAAYCNDCGQKLNPNRAPLDEEGRAKLYADIAHPINSACREMIQDRVITEFLQEQERAKQPGYVSRYDDFDVDDLIPARHSRPARSHPTTSYGRPMHKSSHAPVGERSGRPHMKSISPAGMPTKVSGIDGHAAADNKPAAESQRVADDDASSQPKASGFGDGVF, from the coding sequence GTGGAAATCACCGAAGTTCGCATCAAGCTGATGGAAGAGGGTGGCGAACGATTACAGGCGTTTTGCTCCATTACCTTCGACAATTGCTTCGTCATCCGCGATTTGAAAATCATTGACGGCGCCAATGGTCCCTTTGTCGCCATGCCCAGTCGCAAGCTGACCTCGCATTGTCCGCAGTGCGGCTCAAAAAACCATTTGCGGGCGGCGTATTGCAACGATTGCGGTCAAAAGCTGAACCCCAACCGCGCTCCGCTGGATGAAGAAGGCCGCGCAAAGCTGTATGCAGATATTGCCCATCCCATTAACAGCGCGTGCCGCGAAATGATTCAGGACCGCGTCATTACCGAATTTCTTCAAGAACAGGAACGAGCCAAACAGCCGGGTTATGTCTCGAGATATGATGACTTTGACGTCGACGACTTGATTCCGGCCCGTCATTCTCGCCCCGCGCGCAGCCATCCCACCACCAGTTATGGCCGTCCCATGCACAAATCATCCCACGCGCCGGTGGGAGAGCGATCTGGTCGGCCTCACATGAAGTCAATCAGTCCCGCTGGTATGCCAACGAAGGTTTCCGGCATCGATGGCCACGCCGCTGCCGATAACAAGCCCGCTGCCGAGAGTCAGCGCGTGGCCGACGATGATGCTTCGTCGCAGCCTAAAGCTAGCGGATTCGGCGACGGAGTTTTTTGA
- a CDS encoding PQQ-binding-like beta-propeller repeat protein produces MSACKSIAIGVVLCWASLHSSLADDWPQWRGPLRDGVWRETGVVEKFDAPQLPIQWRAEIGPGYSGPTVAAGRVYVTDRQVEPAQVERVHCFNAATGKPLWHHTYDCPYVGVGYAAGPRAAVTIDQDKAYSLGAMGNLFCFNAATGDVLWQKDLKALYNIKMPMWGIAAAPLIDGQRLILNVGGEHACVVALDKTTGEEIWKALDDPAQYSAPILIQQAGRPVLVIWTGAGVVGLNPADGSVYWREEMKPKQMPIGIATPVVAGDLLFVSSFYDGSLMLRLKTDSATARPAVERVWRKVGPDEIHTQSLHCMIGTPILENGYVYGVDSFGQLRCLDAATGERIWESQDAVPKARWAAIHMIRHDDKVWMFNERGELLITRLSPTGFEEISRTKLIEPTTGQLDQRGGVCWSHPAFANRHVFARNDQELVCASLAAQN; encoded by the coding sequence ATGTCTGCTTGCAAATCGATTGCAATTGGCGTGGTTCTCTGCTGGGCTTCGCTGCACAGTTCGCTGGCCGACGATTGGCCGCAATGGCGTGGACCGCTGCGCGATGGCGTTTGGCGGGAAACGGGGGTTGTCGAAAAGTTCGATGCGCCGCAACTCCCCATTCAATGGCGGGCGGAAATTGGTCCTGGTTACAGCGGACCAACCGTGGCGGCAGGCCGCGTGTATGTGACTGATCGTCAAGTCGAGCCCGCGCAAGTGGAACGGGTTCACTGCTTCAATGCCGCCACCGGCAAGCCGCTGTGGCACCACACCTACGATTGCCCCTATGTGGGCGTCGGCTATGCCGCCGGGCCGCGCGCTGCCGTGACGATTGACCAAGACAAGGCGTATTCGCTGGGTGCGATGGGAAACCTGTTCTGCTTCAATGCTGCCACAGGCGATGTTTTATGGCAAAAAGATTTGAAAGCACTTTACAACATCAAAATGCCGATGTGGGGCATTGCCGCGGCGCCGCTGATCGACGGACAGCGGTTGATTCTCAACGTCGGCGGAGAACATGCGTGTGTCGTGGCCCTGGATAAAACCACCGGCGAGGAAATTTGGAAAGCGCTGGACGATCCCGCGCAATACTCTGCGCCGATTCTGATCCAGCAAGCCGGCCGGCCCGTGCTCGTGATTTGGACCGGTGCGGGCGTGGTGGGACTCAACCCGGCCGATGGTAGCGTGTACTGGCGCGAAGAAATGAAGCCCAAGCAAATGCCCATCGGCATTGCCACTCCCGTGGTTGCCGGCGACTTGTTGTTTGTGTCGTCGTTTTACGATGGTTCGCTCATGTTGCGGTTAAAGACAGATTCCGCAACCGCGCGGCCAGCCGTGGAGCGCGTGTGGCGAAAAGTCGGTCCCGACGAAATCCATACGCAAAGCTTGCACTGCATGATCGGCACTCCCATTTTAGAAAATGGGTACGTTTATGGCGTCGATAGTTTCGGTCAGTTGCGGTGTCTCGATGCTGCCACCGGCGAGCGCATTTGGGAAAGCCAGGATGCGGTGCCTAAAGCTCGTTGGGCAGCCATTCACATGATTCGCCACGACGACAAAGTATGGATGTTCAACGAGCGGGGCGAATTGCTGATCACCCGGTTGTCGCCTACCGGTTTTGAAGAAATCAGCCGTACCAAGCTGATCGAACCCACGACCGGTCAGTTGGATCAGCGTGGCGGCGTGTGCTGGTCGCACCCGGCCTTTGCCAACCGGCATGTTTTTGCCCGGAACGACCAAGAGCTTGTATGTGCATCACTGGCCGCACAAAACTAA
- the ispE gene encoding 4-(cytidine 5'-diphospho)-2-C-methyl-D-erythritol kinase, with the protein MQIRRSATGFEVLAPAKINLFFEVLSQRSDGFHEVETLMAPIGLYDTLFLEDDPSGQVTLAARWALAYGKPAGIAGPNGAADQWEKLPEVEHNHAVRAIRLLARHAGIKRGAKLQLIKRIPAAAGLGGGSSDAAAALLAANLAWSLNWPVAQLWAVAAEIGSDVPFFLNSRTAVCRGKGEQIELVDRIGRLHLVIVKPPVGLSTATVYQACQVGNPPQRVEPVVEAFRKQDWKSLGPQAHNRLLEPARNLSSWIDKVLDQLAKENCPVVGMSGSGSACFAICNSAVQSRRVAAKLRNRHPGLGNVWSVSSV; encoded by the coding sequence GTGCAGATCCGCCGCAGCGCTACTGGGTTTGAAGTGTTAGCGCCGGCGAAAATCAACCTTTTCTTCGAAGTCCTAAGCCAGCGCAGTGATGGATTCCATGAGGTCGAAACCCTCATGGCGCCTATCGGGCTATACGACACCTTGTTCCTGGAGGACGATCCTTCTGGACAAGTAACGCTTGCCGCTCGCTGGGCCTTAGCATACGGAAAGCCAGCAGGCATCGCCGGACCGAATGGGGCGGCGGATCAATGGGAAAAACTACCGGAGGTAGAACACAACCATGCGGTGCGGGCAATACGCCTGCTGGCCCGGCATGCCGGAATCAAGCGCGGTGCAAAGCTGCAATTGATTAAGCGAATCCCGGCTGCGGCCGGTTTGGGCGGCGGGTCGAGCGATGCGGCGGCGGCACTCCTGGCGGCTAATTTGGCTTGGAGCCTAAATTGGCCGGTAGCGCAATTATGGGCGGTGGCGGCGGAAATAGGAAGCGACGTACCGTTCTTTCTTAATTCTCGCACGGCGGTTTGCCGGGGCAAAGGAGAACAGATCGAACTTGTAGATCGAATCGGACGCCTACATTTGGTCATCGTCAAGCCGCCTGTCGGGTTGTCGACGGCCACAGTTTACCAAGCTTGCCAAGTGGGAAATCCACCGCAGAGAGTTGAGCCGGTCGTCGAAGCATTCCGTAAACAGGATTGGAAGAGCCTTGGCCCGCAGGCACATAACCGATTGCTGGAGCCTGCCCGCAATCTCTCTTCCTGGATCGACAAAGTATTGGATCAACTGGCAAAGGAGAATTGTCCGGTTGTTGGAATGAGCGGTAGCGGTAGTGCCTGTTTTGCCATTTGCAACTCGGCGGTTCAATCACGCCGCGTGGCAGCAAAATTGCGCAACCGCCACCCGGGGCTTGGGAACGTTTGGTCGGTAAGCTCGGTTTGA